In a genomic window of Methanosarcina horonobensis HB-1 = JCM 15518:
- a CDS encoding GTP-binding protein, with product MEVIVVGGFLGSGKTTTIINMGKFLAEKGKKVAIIVNEIGEIGIDGDVIKRFGFDTKEITSGCICCSLKVGLRTTMNLLVKEYKPDIIMIEPTGIAFPQIIKNEVELMNLGEEVKIAPLVTLIDGSRFKHLMKEVKEFAMRQIIDAEILGINKVDLIEPIRIPILEASVQQLNPKAKVVLLSGKDTGERFENFMHEVLPDIKEVSEKVQATVATGEASRLSEPQETEDSIKASGVGSYSAEFAIKGGENLSTEAARELTTELMNAIKIKVLKLNPEFVGHIKLFLDNGLETVKQSITIYYEEPQEDIIRSKEGAVPTFKILSAVSNVDKESLKDAVNSSVKDTFEKRRIKVHKAVHEHNHEHNHEHKNHGNVQRIVNIGRKE from the coding sequence GTGGAAGTCATTGTTGTTGGAGGTTTCCTGGGAAGCGGAAAGACAACCACCATTATCAATATGGGTAAATTCCTTGCAGAGAAAGGGAAAAAAGTTGCGATTATCGTAAACGAGATCGGAGAGATAGGGATTGACGGGGATGTAATAAAAAGGTTCGGGTTCGATACCAAGGAAATTACAAGCGGATGTATCTGCTGCTCCCTGAAAGTAGGGCTGAGGACAACAATGAATCTCCTTGTAAAAGAATACAAGCCCGATATCATAATGATCGAGCCCACAGGAATTGCTTTCCCGCAGATTATCAAAAACGAAGTAGAGCTTATGAACCTCGGCGAAGAAGTGAAAATTGCTCCCCTTGTAACCCTTATTGACGGCAGCCGTTTCAAACACCTGATGAAAGAGGTAAAAGAATTTGCCATGAGGCAGATTATTGATGCCGAGATTCTGGGAATAAATAAGGTCGATCTGATCGAACCTATCAGAATACCTATCCTCGAAGCTTCGGTTCAGCAGTTGAATCCTAAAGCAAAAGTGGTTTTGCTTTCAGGAAAGGATACAGGCGAAAGATTTGAAAATTTCATGCATGAAGTTCTCCCCGATATCAAAGAAGTTTCGGAAAAAGTCCAGGCAACCGTTGCTACAGGAGAAGCGTCCAGACTTTCCGAGCCTCAGGAGACTGAAGATTCCATTAAAGCCTCAGGAGTTGGCAGTTACTCTGCAGAATTTGCAATTAAAGGCGGAGAAAACCTGAGCACGGAAGCAGCCAGAGAGCTCACAACCGAATTGATGAATGCAATAAAGATAAAGGTTCTGAAATTAAATCCCGAGTTTGTAGGACACATAAAACTCTTCCTTGACAACGGACTTGAAACCGTAAAACAGAGTATTACAATCTATTATGAAGAGCCTCAGGAAGATATCATCAGGTCAAAAGAAGGAGCTGTTCCGACATTCAAGATTCTCTCTGCAGTCTCGAATGTTGACAAAGAATCCCTGAAAGATGCTGTAAACAGCTCTGTGAAGGACACCTTTGAAAAAAGGAGAATCAAGGTGCACAAAGCCGTACATGAACATAATCACGAACATAATCACGAACATAAAAATCACGGAAATGTGCAGAGAATCGTGAATATAGGCAGAAAAGAGTAA
- a CDS encoding GTP-binding protein — translation MEENEDKKMDVIVIGGFLGSGKTTTVINMGKYLAEKGKKVAIIVNEIGEIGIDGDIIKKFGFDTKEITSGCICCTLKMGLRATVDTLMREYKPDILMIEPTGIAFPNSIKNEFKLMNLGEEVKVAPLVTLIDGSRFKHLMKEVKDFAMRQIIDAEILGINKVDLIDSLQIPILEVSVQQLNPAAKIVLLSGKDTGERFESFMQLVLPGVKDIPKKTKEVEKEPESARQEFENSIGASGTDSSEDNSSEIPYNHGDSFKHTVGSYSVEYSLKDGCALSKETARAITTEIMNKIKEKALKLNPEFLGHIKLFLDNGSETVKQSITIYYEEPQEDIFKSNDGATPTFKVLSAVSKVEKEVLKNAVNSSVQETLERMGIEIHQVKHSHDHDHEHGHHHDHDEDDHHEHDHHHHKHDHRKGHSHAEHEHDEDHDHGYHVFDHCEQHAHEKYEHQKLHKVK, via the coding sequence ATGGAAGAAAACGAGGACAAAAAAATGGACGTGATTGTTATTGGTGGTTTCCTGGGAAGCGGGAAGACCACGACAGTTATCAATATGGGAAAATACCTGGCAGAAAAAGGAAAAAAAGTCGCTATCATTGTTAATGAGATAGGAGAAATAGGGATTGATGGAGATATAATAAAGAAATTCGGGTTCGATACCAAAGAAATCACAAGCGGATGCATATGCTGTACCCTGAAAATGGGGTTGAGGGCAACAGTCGATACTCTCATGAGGGAGTATAAGCCTGATATCCTGATGATCGAACCCACAGGGATTGCGTTTCCGAATTCCATTAAAAACGAATTCAAGCTAATGAACCTTGGGGAGGAAGTTAAAGTTGCCCCTCTGGTAACTCTGATAGATGGAAGCCGCTTCAAACACCTGATGAAAGAGGTAAAAGATTTTGCCATGAGGCAGATCATAGATGCTGAGATCCTGGGAATAAACAAGGTGGACCTTATAGACTCACTTCAGATCCCTATTCTTGAAGTTTCGGTCCAGCAACTTAATCCAGCAGCCAAAATTGTCTTACTTTCAGGGAAAGACACCGGAGAAAGGTTTGAAAGCTTCATGCAGTTAGTTCTTCCGGGAGTAAAGGACATTCCTAAGAAAACAAAGGAGGTCGAGAAAGAGCCTGAATCTGCACGGCAGGAGTTTGAAAACTCAATCGGTGCCTCTGGAACTGACAGTTCTGAAGATAATTCCTCAGAAATCCCATATAATCATGGCGATTCTTTCAAGCATACCGTTGGCAGTTATTCCGTAGAATATTCCTTAAAAGACGGCTGTGCTCTAAGTAAGGAAACTGCAAGAGCCATTACAACTGAAATAATGAATAAGATAAAAGAAAAGGCTCTTAAACTTAATCCAGAATTCTTAGGGCATATCAAACTCTTCCTCGATAACGGATCAGAAACAGTGAAACAGAGCATTACAATATATTACGAAGAGCCACAAGAAGACATTTTCAAATCAAACGACGGAGCTACCCCGACATTTAAAGTTCTTTCAGCAGTTTCAAAAGTTGAAAAAGAAGTACTTAAAAATGCAGTTAACAGTTCAGTGCAGGAAACATTAGAAAGAATGGGAATAGAGATTCATCAGGTCAAACACAGTCATGATCATGATCACGAGCATGGTCATCATCATGATCATGATGAAGATGACCACCACGAGCATGACCATCACCACCATAAACATGACCACAGAAAGGGACACAGCCATGCAGAACATGAACACGATGAGGATCATGACCATGGCTACCACGTATTTGACCATTGTGAGCAGCATGCGCACGAAAAATATGAGCATCAGAAGCTGCATAAAGTAAAATAA